One Acidobacteriota bacterium genomic window carries:
- the uvrA gene encoding excinuclease ABC subunit UvrA, which translates to MLKDKETAAPPSPPPAIRLRGVRTHNLQAVDAVFPHRQITAVTGVSGSGKSSLAFDTLFAECQLRFLESLSPYLRQFMDKFPKPALDAADGLLPAMALRQRRAVKNSRSTVGTLTDLADHLRLLMVKAGARHCPVCGGRIAVYSAAAIAAWCAEALAGAAVTVLFRFPAPAEQGGAAARELIQRMGFARVLSGGRLIRTEEWTGGEPPLVVVDRITAAETERDRLLEAARTALAEGGDECLLALAAAAAPAAWPPNVAVAAAGELLLASFPGRSRCAGCGAELPPLTESLLSSNNPEGACPTCKGFGDVLYYDPARYLDPARTLAENPIVVWQSRAFRPYHRYLLAVAERRGWPLQVPFRTLAPEIRDAVVRGDRGYAGVDGFFRKLEKKSYRLHIRVLLARYRRYGRCPDCGGKRLNPHALSIRLDGCDLGEILGLTADAALRFLRLAAIPPDVLPGVRRVLDEIDDRLECLRQMGLGYLALDRPAFTLSGGEAQRVHLAAVLGTRLADTLFVLDEPTMGLHPRDHGRLADILRRLCDEGNTVVFVEHDPVFIACADQVVELGPGAGQFGGRTVYQGAMAPFLAEADTATAAVLRARGGGRVRAVQPLPSHWLELEGASARNLKSVRLRFPHGRLSVVCGVSGSGKSTLLEEAVLAGVEAVLAGGPLPAGLAALGGAEAFRGVRHVDQGLPPGSGRSNPATFLKIFDTIRTLFANLPEARLHGLLPGYFSLNTDGGRCPLCRGRGATVLDMQFLADEEILCEACDGTGFSAEARTYRYRGLDIVGVLDQTVDQSLEFFGDDAPPAMRRKLEFLAGLGLGYLRLGQPLNTLSGGEMQRLKLGRVLLEPGAGPELILLDEPTIGLHPRDTRKLFAVLDRLLERGHTVVAVEHDLFFIENADWVVDLGPEGGDRGGYLLYQGPPEGLVRCPESVTGRELARWLGQ; encoded by the coding sequence ATGCTGAAAGACAAAGAAACCGCCGCGCCCCCCTCGCCGCCGCCGGCCATCCGGCTGCGGGGGGTGCGCACGCACAACCTCCAGGCGGTTGACGCCGTCTTTCCCCATCGGCAGATCACCGCCGTGACCGGCGTGAGCGGCTCGGGCAAGTCCAGCCTGGCGTTCGACACCCTGTTCGCCGAATGCCAGCTCCGCTTCCTCGAGTCCCTTTCGCCCTACCTGCGGCAGTTCATGGACAAGTTTCCCAAGCCGGCGCTGGATGCGGCCGACGGGCTCCTGCCGGCGATGGCGTTGCGCCAGCGTCGGGCGGTCAAGAACTCGCGCTCCACCGTCGGGACGCTCACCGACCTGGCCGACCACCTCCGCCTCCTGATGGTGAAGGCCGGCGCGCGCCACTGCCCGGTGTGCGGCGGGCGCATCGCCGTCTACTCCGCCGCCGCGATCGCCGCCTGGTGCGCCGAGGCGCTTGCCGGCGCTGCGGTCACGGTGCTGTTCCGCTTCCCGGCGCCGGCGGAGCAGGGCGGGGCGGCGGCGCGGGAGTTGATCCAGCGAATGGGCTTCGCCCGCGTGCTGAGCGGCGGCCGCCTGATCCGGACCGAGGAGTGGACGGGCGGGGAGCCGCCGCTGGTGGTGGTGGACCGCATCACGGCGGCGGAGACGGAGCGGGACCGGCTGCTCGAGGCGGCGCGGACGGCGCTGGCCGAGGGAGGCGACGAATGCCTGCTGGCACTCGCGGCCGCCGCGGCCCCGGCGGCGTGGCCGCCCAATGTGGCCGTGGCGGCCGCCGGCGAACTGCTGCTGGCGTCGTTCCCTGGCCGCAGCCGGTGCGCCGGGTGCGGCGCCGAGCTGCCGCCGCTCACCGAGAGTCTGCTCTCCTCCAACAATCCGGAGGGGGCGTGTCCCACCTGCAAGGGATTCGGCGACGTGCTCTACTACGACCCGGCGCGGTACCTCGATCCCGCCCGCACCCTGGCCGAAAATCCGATCGTGGTGTGGCAGAGCCGGGCGTTCCGGCCGTATCACCGGTATCTCCTCGCGGTGGCCGAGCGGCGCGGCTGGCCGCTCCAGGTTCCCTTCCGCACCCTGGCACCGGAGATCCGCGACGCCGTGGTCCGCGGCGACCGCGGCTATGCGGGCGTCGACGGCTTCTTCCGCAAGCTCGAGAAGAAGAGCTACCGCCTGCACATCCGGGTGCTGCTGGCCCGGTACCGCCGCTACGGCCGCTGCCCCGACTGCGGGGGGAAGCGCCTGAACCCGCACGCGCTCTCGATCCGGCTCGACGGGTGCGACCTCGGCGAGATCCTCGGCCTGACCGCCGACGCGGCGCTCCGCTTTCTCCGTCTGGCGGCCATCCCCCCGGACGTCCTCCCGGGGGTCCGGCGCGTGCTGGACGAAATCGATGACCGCCTGGAATGCCTTCGGCAGATGGGCCTGGGGTATCTGGCCCTGGATCGGCCGGCCTTCACCCTGAGCGGCGGCGAGGCGCAGCGGGTGCACCTGGCCGCGGTGTTGGGCACGCGGCTGGCCGATACACTGTTCGTGCTGGACGAGCCCACCATGGGGCTTCACCCGCGGGATCACGGGCGGCTCGCCGACATCCTGCGGCGGCTGTGCGACGAGGGGAATACGGTGGTGTTTGTGGAACACGATCCGGTGTTCATCGCCTGCGCTGACCAGGTGGTGGAACTGGGACCGGGCGCCGGACAGTTCGGGGGCCGGACGGTGTATCAGGGGGCGATGGCGCCCTTCCTGGCCGAGGCGGACACCGCCACCGCCGCCGTGCTGCGGGCACGCGGCGGCGGGCGGGTGCGGGCGGTCCAGCCCCTGCCGTCGCACTGGCTGGAGTTGGAGGGCGCGTCGGCGCGCAACCTCAAGTCGGTGCGGCTGCGGTTTCCCCACGGCCGCCTCAGCGTGGTCTGCGGCGTCAGCGGCAGCGGCAAGTCCACGCTTCTCGAGGAAGCGGTGCTCGCCGGTGTCGAGGCGGTCCTGGCCGGCGGGCCGCTGCCGGCGGGACTGGCCGCCCTGGGCGGGGCGGAGGCTTTTCGGGGAGTCCGCCATGTGGACCAGGGGCTCCCGCCAGGAAGCGGACGGTCGAACCCGGCGACCTTTCTGAAGATATTCGACACCATCCGGACGTTGTTCGCCAACCTGCCCGAGGCCCGGCTCCACGGCCTGCTGCCCGGCTACTTTTCGCTGAACACCGACGGCGGACGCTGCCCGCTGTGCCGCGGCCGGGGCGCCACGGTGCTGGACATGCAGTTTCTCGCCGACGAGGAGATCCTGTGCGAAGCGTGCGACGGCACGGGCTTTTCCGCCGAGGCGCGCACGTACCGTTACCGGGGTCTGGACATCGTCGGTGTGCTGGATCAGACGGTGGACCAATCACTGGAATTTTTCGGCGATGACGCGCCGCCGGCGATGCGGCGCAAGCTGGAGTTCCTGGCCGGACTCGGACTCGGCTACCTGCGCCTGGGCCAGCCGCTGAACACGCTCTCCGGCGGCGAGATGCAGCGGCTCAAGCTGGGGCGGGTGTTGCTGGAGCCCGGCGCCGGACCGGAGCTCATCCTGCTGGACGAGCCCACCATCGGACTCCATCCCCGCGACACGCGCAAGCTGTTCGCGGTGCTGGACCGACTCCTGGAGCGAGGCCACACCGTCGTGGCGGTGGAGCACGACCTGTTCTTCATCGAAAACGCCGATTGGGTGGTGGACCTCGGGCCCGAGGGCGGCGACCGCGGCGGCTACCTGCTGTACCAGGGTCCGCCGGAGGGGCTGGTCCGCTGTCCGGAATCGGTCACCGGCCGGGAGCTGGCTCGGTGGCTCGGTCAGTGA